The Hyphomonas sediminis genome contains the following window.
GCGACGCGCTGCGCCTCATGGCCAAGGAAAACCGTGAGATGCGGATGTCGGAGGCCGAGAAAAAGGCCGCTGCCCTCCCGGCAAAGCTCACCGTGCCGATGATCCTGTTCTTCCTGCCGGTTCTGTTCCTGGTCGTGCTTGGCCCGGCTTACATCAAGTATCAGAAGATGGAGAAGGACAATGACGCGGCCCCGTCGCTGACCACCACGCAGGTCGAGTCGCCCGTCGATCACGCCTGAGGGCTTTCCCCTGCGGGGAAGGGCGGCTAGACCGCTGGCATGACACCGCACGATATTGCCCGCACCAGCCTCGCCCGCCTTGGCGTTCCCATGCCGTCTGCCGAGGGCGCCATCGCCTGCCGCTCGCCGCTGGATGGGTCCGTACTCGGATATCTCCCCGCCGCTGGCGCGATAGATCACGAAGCCGCCGTATCCTCCGCTGCTGAGGCGTTCCTTGCCTGGCGCGAGGTTCCCGCGCCGCGCCGGGGCGAGTTCGTGCGCCTCCTCGGGGAAGAGCTGCGCGCCGCCAAGACAGACCTTGCCGCGCTCGTCACGCTCGAAGCCGGCAAGATCCCGTCCGAAGCGATGGGCGAAGTGCAGGAGATGATCGACATCTGCGACTTTGCAACCGGCCTTTCCCGGCAATTGCATGGCCTCACCATTGCGTCCGAGCGCCCCGGCCACCGGATGATGGAAACCTGGCATCCTGCCGGCATCACGGCAGTCATTACCGCCTTCAATTTTCCCGTCGCCGTCTGGGGGTGGAACGCCGCGCTTGCGCTCATCTGCGGCAACCCCGTCATCTGGAAGCCTTCTGAGAAAACCCCGCTCACAGCCCTTGCTGTCAGCAGCGTTGCCGCCCGCGCTGCCAAGGCCTTCGGCGGCGTGCCCCAGGGGTTGCTCTCCTGCCTCGTCGGCGGGGCGGAAACGGGCGCGCGCCTGGCCGCCGATGAGCGCGTTGCGGTTCTCTCGGCTACGGGTTCCACGCGCATGGGCCGCGCGGTTGCGCCAATTGTTGCCCAGCGTTTCGGCAAGATGATCCTGGAGCTTGGCGGCAACAATGCCGGCATCGTCTGTCCGTCTGCGGATCTGGACCTTGCCACCCGCGCCATCGCCTTCTCGGCGCTGGGAACAGCGGGCCAGCGCTGCACCACGATGCGCCGCCTCTTCGTGCATGAAAGCGTGCGCGGCGCGCTCCTGCCGCGCCTCAAGGCGGCCTTTGCGTCCGCCCGCGTCGGCAACCCGTCGGAAGAGGGCGTCCTCGTTGGCCCGCTGATCGATGGCGCCGCTGGGGACATGATGCAGGACGCACTCGCCGAGGCCCGCGCGCTCGGCGCGGTGATCACAGGCGGCGAGCGCTTGCCAGGGGCGGGCGTCTATGTCCGTCCCGCAATCGTGGAAATGTCCGGCCAGCAAGGCCCCATGCTGCGCGAAACCTTCGCGCCCATCCTTTACGTTGTGCCCTATGCGGATCTTTCGCAGGCCATCGCGCTCAACAATGAAGCCGGCGCGGGCTTGTCCTCGTCGATCTTCACAACAGACCTGCGCGAGGCCGAGCGTTTCCTCTCTGCCGCCGGGTCGGACTGCGGCATCGCCAACGTCAATATCGGCACATCCGGCGCAGAAATCGGCGGCGCATTCGGCGGTGAGAAAGAAACCGGCGGCGGCCGCGAATCCGGCTCCGATGCCTGGAAAGGCTATATGCGCCGCGCCACCAACACGATCAACTATTCCGGCGCGCTGCCGCTGGCGCAGGGCATCCGCTTCGATCTGCCGGATTAAGCGCGCTAGTCGATCGAGCCGCGCAGGCGGCGCTTCGTTCCGGGCGTCGCGGTGGGCGAGGTGTCAGTGTTCATCAGCGAGTCGTAGGAGCGGGCCGGCTGCACCAGCCCGCGCAGCAGGTCCGCATTCTGCTCGGCCACCTTGTCCGGGGCATTCTGTGAACTGAGCGTCTTCATCTCGTCAAACCGGCCCTGCAGGCCGATTACGAGGGCAAGGTTTTCCGTGACGCGAGAATTTGCGTCCGGCTGGGCGGCGGCCTGTCGCAGTTGCGCCTCGGCGCCGGCAAGGTCGCCAGAAAGCAGCAGCGACAAGCCATAATTGGTCAGCGTCGTCGTGCGTGCCGGGTCAATCTGCAGGGCGCGCTGATAGCTTGCCTGTGCTTGGCGGTGCATTTCCAGCTGGTCGAGGGCGGTGCCCAGCGCGGCCCAGCCTTCGGCGCGGCCGGGGGCCGACTGCGTTGTGGCTTCAAATGCTGCGCGTGCCTGCTGGAACTGTCCCTCCGCCATCTGAACACGGCCCAGCGTCAACAGTAGGTCCGCATCGCCGGGATGCACGATCAGCGTGGTGTTGATCACTTCAATGGCGCGCTTGTTGCTGCCGATGCCGCGCAGGGCGGAGGCAAATTCGCGCGCCACGGTCACGTCCTGCGGCGCCTTCTGGTATTCCTTGCCCCAGAAGTTTGCCCGCGTCAGCGGATCGGCCCGGTTGGCGGCTTCCCGCTCCTCGGCAGGGGCCGGCGCCAGGGCGGCCTCGATGGCCTGTTCCATTTCCTTGTCGGCCGCGCTCTGGCCGGTGGAGGCGCAGGCGCTGGCGGTTGCTGCCAGCACGAGCGCGAGGCCGGCGAGGGGCTTTTTGGCACTGGACATCGGCGGGCTCCGTGTATGTATCCCTAAAGGTCTGGCAGACTTTGGCCCAGTCCGGGTCAAGGTTCGGTTAACGCCGAAGCCGCCAACATTAACCACCGGGAAGCCCTGAAAGGCTCGATATGCACACCTCCTTCACCGCCCAATCCTCCGGTTCCGTTCAGGTCTGGTTCTATACGAGCGGCCTGTTTGGCGCGCTGGGAAGTGATCCGTTCCCGAATGCGCGGGCGATTGCGGCGGCGCAGGGCTTTACCGGCGGCGCAGGGCAGACGGTGCTGGTGCCCGGCGCAGACGGGGGCACGGCGCACGTCCTCTATGGCCTCGGCAAGGGGCAGGACGCGCTGATCGTCGCCGGCCTCTCCGCGCGGCTTCCCGCCGGTGACTATGAAATCGCAGAGACTGGTGGCTACGCTTTCGCCAGCATCGCGGCGGGCTGGGCAGACGGCGCGTACCGTTTCGATGGCTACAAGAAAGAGAAGGCGGCGCCGCCGCGCCTCGTCATCCCGGCGTCTGAAGATGTCGCCCGCCTGTCGCGGGAGGCCAGCGCCATCGCCGGTCTGCGCGATATGGTCAACACGCCGGCTGCCGATATGGGCCCCGAGCAGATCCATGGCCGCATTTCGGCGCTGGGCGAGCGCTATGGCGCCCGTGTCACCGCCGTTGTCGGGGATACGCTGCTGACTGAGAACTATCCGATGGTCCATGCCGTCGGCCGCGCCGCCGTGAAGGAGCCGCGCTTCATCATGCTGGAATGGGGCAAGCCCGGCGCGCCGAAAGTCTCGCTCTGCGGCAAGGGTATCACCTTTGATACCGGCGGCCTGAACATCAAGGGCGGCGACGGCATGCGCATCATGAAGAAGGATATGGGCGGCGCGGCCCATGCCATCGCGCTGGCGGAACTGGTGATGGAGGCGCGCTTGCCGGTTCACCTGCGCCTCTTCGTGTCGGCAGCTGAAAACGCCATCGCGGGCGATGCCTTCCGCCCCGGCGATATCCTGCAAAGCCGCAAAGGCCTCACGGTCGAGATCGACAATACCGACGCTGAGGGCCGTCTCGTGCTGGGTGATGCGCTCGCCCGCGCCTGCGAGGACCAGCCCGACCTGCTGCTCGATTTTGCCACTCTCACCGGCGCCGCCCGCGTTGCGCTCGGCCCTGATCTGGCGCCCCTCTATACTAATGACGAGCAGCTCGCCGCCGACATTCTCGAGGGCTCTGCCGCGTCAGGCGATCCGGTCTGGCGCATGCCGCTCTGGGAGCCCTACCTCGCCTATCTGCAAAGCCCGGTGGCCGATCTCGTCAATTCGGGCGGGGCAGGCATGGCCGGCTCGATCTCGGCAGCCATCTTCCTGAAACAGTTCGTCTCGGTGGACAGCTGGGCGCATTTCGATGTCTGGGCCTGGCGCAAATCCAAATATGGCCGCCCCGACGGCGGCGCCGCCTGCGGCCTCCGCGCCGTCTGGTCCATGCTCGAAAAACGCTACCCGGCGGTTTGAAGCTCAGCCGGGGCGGGGACTAATTCCCCGCCTTCAGGCGCATCGCTTCGCGCACGCGGCCGCGTACCAGCAGCGTGTCGATATTCTTCGGGTCGGCCGCCATTGAGGTCTCGACATCCTTCATCGCGAGGTCGAAGGCTTCCTTGTTGAGGTGCACTTCGGCGCGCATCTGGTGAGCGATCGCGTTGCCGGGGGTGTTGGCGATGGCGATGTTGAGGTCGCTCAGGGCTTCATCCCATTTGTCGATCAGCATGTACGAGCTTGCCCGGTCCAGCAGCAGGTCTGTCTCGCTGGGGGCGAGCTTCAGGGCTTCACTGAACGAAACGGCAGCTGCTTCCGCCGCGCCGATCTGCAGCCAGGCATTGCCCGCTTGCGAGAGGTATACCGCGCGCTGCTCCATCGTGCCGCCATCGGTTGAGGTGGACAGGGCTTCCAGGCGCATGGCGCCTTCTTCGACATTGCCCAGCGCAATCAGGGCCAGCGCCGTGCATTGGCGCGCGCCGGGGCGGTTGCCCTCGAAGGTCCAGGCCAGACCGTCTTCATAGGCCTCTTCGGGTGCCTGTTCGATCTTCGCGACGCAGGCTTCCAGCCGTGAGGCTTCGGCGGCGGCGATCTCGGCGCCTGCGCTTTGCTGCAGGAAAAGCGCCGCACCGGCGGCCATGGCAATCAGCGACATGGGCAGGGAACTCCAAAACCTGTATCTATCTCTGCTGTTAGGCACATTCCGGGGCGCCCTTGGCAAATGACAAGTCAGCCATCTCTGCTGTTTGTTTTCGGACTTGGCTACTCTGCCGCACAGTTGGCCGGGCGGCTGATGGCGGCTGGCTGGCAGGTTGCCGGAACGGTTCGTTCCGAAGCGAAGGCGGCTGCCCTTCGTGCGGAGGGAATTGACGCGCGGGTCTGGTCCGGGGAAGGGCCGGTTGAGGTGCCGGACGGGGCGCATTGGCTGATCACCCTGCCGCCCGATCAGGAAGGCTGCCCGGCGGCGCGAAATGCCTCAAACGGACCCAAAATGTCCCAATCCGTCACTTATCTGTCCACAACTGGCGTCTATGGGGACCAGAATGGCGGCTGGGTGACCGAGTGGAGCCCGGTCAATCCCGGCTCCCGGCGCGCCGCTGCGCGTGTGCTGGCAGAGACGCAATGGCAAGGGCTGGTTGGGGATAAGCTTCGCCTTGTCCGCCTGCCAGGCATCTATGGTCCCGGCCGCTCTGCCTTCGACAAGCTGCGCGACGGCACTGCCCGCAGCATCGTGAAGGAGGACCAGGTCTTCTCCCGCGTGCATGTCGATGACATCGCCTCAGGCTTGGAAGCGCTGCTCTACAGGCCTGACGCTGCAGGTGTTTTTCATCTTTGCGACGATCTTCCGGCGCCCGCGCAGGATGTCACCGTCCACGCCGCCAGCCTCCTTGGCGTCGACCCGCCGCCAGAAATCCCGATCCGCGAGGCGGGGCTTTCGCCCATGGCAGCGAGCTTTTACGCCGAATGCAAGCGTGTCTCCAACGCCCGCGCCAAAGCCGCCCTCGGCTGGCGCCCCGCCTATCCGACGTACCGGGAAGGACTAGCAGCTATCCTCGCCGGCGAATCCTGCAGAATATTGCCCTGAAATTCGCAGGTTAGCCCCAATCACGCCCTGTTGGCGCCGACCTTATCGGGTGTAAGGGTATCTCGGGCGGAATTCGGAGGACATGCATCATGACATCTTTGGTTCGGGGCCGTTTCGGCGGCCTGAAAACGATCCTGTTCACTTTCATCCTGGCGGGGCTTGCTGCCTGTGGAGGGCAACAGCAGACCCGAACCCCGGATGAAGATGCAGACGCCGAGGTGTTCGTCGAACGCTCCCCGGCTGATCAGGTGGCCGCGCGCAAGCGCGAAGAAGCCCGCCGCAAGGCCCGCGAAGCCGAAACGCAGGACTTCTCCTATTTCCGCTACCGCATCGACACCTCTACCGAGCAGCCGCTCGCCTGTTTTGTTTTCTCCGCTGCTCTCGATCCTCAGAAGGACTACTCCCCCTATGTCGAGTTCCGCCCGTCCTTCCGCGCCGCGCTGACTGTTGAAGGCCGCGAGCTTTGCGTCGGCGGCCTCTCTTTCGGCACCAGCCGCACCGCCACGATCCTTGCCGGATTGCCCGCTGCCGATGGCCGCACGCTGAAGCGCGGCGAGACGGTTCCGATCGATTTTGCCGACCGCCCGCCCTTCGTGGGCTTCAAGGGCACCGGCGTTATCCTGCCGCGTGAGAATGCCGATGGCCTCCCGGTCGAGACCGTCAATGTCGACCAGGTGAACGTTACCGTCACCCGTATCAACGACCGCGCGCTCGTCTTCAAAACCGTTGGCCAGGGCCAAACGACCAGCCAGGGCCAATGGTGGTGGCTGTGGGGCGAAGATTCCCCGGAGGATGTCGGTGAAGATATCTTCAGCGGCACGATGGACGTCGACAATGTCCAGAACTCGCCGGTCGTAACCGTCTTCCCGCTGCAGGATGTTGTCGGCGAGATGAAGCCCGGCGCCTACTTCGTGAAAGTGGAAGACGCCGCCAAGATTACCGATGCAGAAGGCCCGCCGGCCGCTTCCGGCCGCTGGATATTGCTGACGGATCTTGCTTTGACAGCCTACTATGGCGAGCAGGGGCTGGATGTAACGCTCCGCTCCCTGAAG
Protein-coding sequences here:
- the amaB gene encoding L-piperidine-6-carboxylate dehydrogenase, with the translated sequence MTPHDIARTSLARLGVPMPSAEGAIACRSPLDGSVLGYLPAAGAIDHEAAVSSAAEAFLAWREVPAPRRGEFVRLLGEELRAAKTDLAALVTLEAGKIPSEAMGEVQEMIDICDFATGLSRQLHGLTIASERPGHRMMETWHPAGITAVITAFNFPVAVWGWNAALALICGNPVIWKPSEKTPLTALAVSSVAARAAKAFGGVPQGLLSCLVGGAETGARLAADERVAVLSATGSTRMGRAVAPIVAQRFGKMILELGGNNAGIVCPSADLDLATRAIAFSALGTAGQRCTTMRRLFVHESVRGALLPRLKAAFASARVGNPSEEGVLVGPLIDGAAGDMMQDALAEARALGAVITGGERLPGAGVYVRPAIVEMSGQQGPMLRETFAPILYVVPYADLSQAIALNNEAGAGLSSSIFTTDLREAERFLSAAGSDCGIANVNIGTSGAEIGGAFGGEKETGGGRESGSDAWKGYMRRATNTINYSGALPLAQGIRFDLPD
- a CDS encoding tetratricopeptide repeat protein yields the protein MSSAKKPLAGLALVLAATASACASTGQSAADKEMEQAIEAALAPAPAEEREAANRADPLTRANFWGKEYQKAPQDVTVAREFASALRGIGSNKRAIEVINTTLIVHPGDADLLLTLGRVQMAEGQFQQARAAFEATTQSAPGRAEGWAALGTALDQLEMHRQAQASYQRALQIDPARTTTLTNYGLSLLLSGDLAGAEAQLRQAAAQPDANSRVTENLALVIGLQGRFDEMKTLSSQNAPDKVAEQNADLLRGLVQPARSYDSLMNTDTSPTATPGTKRRLRGSID
- a CDS encoding leucyl aminopeptidase family protein translates to MHTSFTAQSSGSVQVWFYTSGLFGALGSDPFPNARAIAAAQGFTGGAGQTVLVPGADGGTAHVLYGLGKGQDALIVAGLSARLPAGDYEIAETGGYAFASIAAGWADGAYRFDGYKKEKAAPPRLVIPASEDVARLSREASAIAGLRDMVNTPAADMGPEQIHGRISALGERYGARVTAVVGDTLLTENYPMVHAVGRAAVKEPRFIMLEWGKPGAPKVSLCGKGITFDTGGLNIKGGDGMRIMKKDMGGAAHAIALAELVMEARLPVHLRLFVSAAENAIAGDAFRPGDILQSRKGLTVEIDNTDAEGRLVLGDALARACEDQPDLLLDFATLTGAARVALGPDLAPLYTNDEQLAADILEGSAASGDPVWRMPLWEPYLAYLQSPVADLVNSGGAGMAGSISAAIFLKQFVSVDSWAHFDVWAWRKSKYGRPDGGAACGLRAVWSMLEKRYPAV
- a CDS encoding tetratricopeptide repeat protein produces the protein MSLIAMAAGAALFLQQSAGAEIAAAEASRLEACVAKIEQAPEEAYEDGLAWTFEGNRPGARQCTALALIALGNVEEGAMRLEALSTSTDGGTMEQRAVYLSQAGNAWLQIGAAEAAAVSFSEALKLAPSETDLLLDRASSYMLIDKWDEALSDLNIAIANTPGNAIAHQMRAEVHLNKEAFDLAMKDVETSMAADPKNIDTLLVRGRVREAMRLKAGN
- a CDS encoding SDR family oxidoreductase; this translates as MTSQPSLLFVFGLGYSAAQLAGRLMAAGWQVAGTVRSEAKAAALRAEGIDARVWSGEGPVEVPDGAHWLITLPPDQEGCPAARNASNGPKMSQSVTYLSTTGVYGDQNGGWVTEWSPVNPGSRRAAARVLAETQWQGLVGDKLRLVRLPGIYGPGRSAFDKLRDGTARSIVKEDQVFSRVHVDDIASGLEALLYRPDAAGVFHLCDDLPAPAQDVTVHAASLLGVDPPPEIPIREAGLSPMAASFYAECKRVSNARAKAALGWRPAYPTYREGLAAILAGESCRILP